The Anguilla anguilla isolate fAngAng1 chromosome 2, fAngAng1.pri, whole genome shotgun sequence genome contains the following window.
AGTACCCTCTACAGTTCAAGGTGTGTAACAGTTCCcgattttattaattaatagcGCAAAATTCAGAGCCATTCTCATCTATAGAAATAATTGACGTTGTTATGATGCAAATGGGTGGGTGCGTCTTGTACACAAGTGCATGTTATCTTGCTTGCTGACAGTCCCcaaatgtgcatgtctgtgatgtGTATTATAGCTGTCAGGCTCAAACACTGAGTACTGGGGCTATGGGACTGTCTGCACTTATAGCCTTCAAACACACCCCATCCCTGACAAACAACATTTACCCAAAGTGATCATAATGTATCCATTTTAAACAGACAAGGAGGATTTATCAGTAAACCGTTACaaataatatgtgtgtgtaacccCTCAAAAAATACTGGATTTCTTAAAACTTGAAACAGTCAGCATGCATTAGAAAATTAtctgtaaaaaatgtaactggATGCAACAGCGCACATGAATAGATGCTTGGGGAGCAGGAACACTTTCTGCCCCAGGTAGGACACATCAGCTGGTTTTATAGCTTAATGGTTTTCTCCTGAGAGCAGAATCTCTCTCGGGCTTTCTCTGAAAACTTTCGAAGTGTTTTCTGCAGTAAAAGTACGGTGCAGCCCTAAGACAGGTACTGCATGCAGATTTAATTAACTCTCTCAAAGCAGCTCAGAGGCCAGTAAGCCTGTTATGaaattctgaagggatttactTATTTTTCCTGCTAGCTAGTTACAGCCCTGCATGGTCCAGACCACTTTCATACTACAAGATCGGCATACAGATTCTTTTGCTTTCAATTATCACATTTAAACAAGGATtctgttctttctgtttcttaCATAACGATTGTCAGTATAATCAATGCTCACTGAACTCATAATGCATCaaagaaaatcaaaatatttaatttttaaaagttatttttcctAGTTCAGATCAATGCctttttttgattaaataacGGTCTGAAGTTTCCCATGGTCCCTGTCACTGTTGTAAAGTTGTAAAATCCTATAACCAATGCAACATTCTGACAGTTTTCAAGCTGTTATTGAAATCACTGGCAAGCAGGATTATGGCCCTGTCATCCAAACATGGCAGAGAACCCATAAACAGTATTAAATCTTGCCTTTTAAAATGCTTAAGTTTCTCAGAACATCTcagattattttatatttactatGCATTTAGCCTACCGTATAATGTTCCATTTTAATGAATACGATTCGCTCTCTAGTTCtgacagcttcctgtttcactctcGGCCTTCAGCAAGTCCATGAAGAAACGAATTGTGGGATGGCTGTCGAGAACAGAGGCTAACGATCGACGCAAACTTTTGTACATTTGCGAACCTTCTCTGAAATGCGTAGGTTTATGTCGTCTGTGGTCCCATCGGTTGTGCCTAGAAGTAGTCCCGTTTCCCTCCGGTAACTGCGATGATTGGTCCGGCAGCTTTGCAGCTGTCAGACAGGGCCtacacagagaggaggggatgGAGGTACATCTCTCCTCATAATGACTGCAAGATTTTAGagcttctgttattttttaaattgattcagTGCAAAAAACCTTTGATGTTTAGGTGGTATATTGGGCCCCTTAATATTCTAGGCCAGTGTCTGTACCGGAAGCCAAATCTAGGTTAATCTAGTGCATGTTTAGCAGTGTCCCTCCCTGTGTAGGGGAATGGCAAAAGATGATATTTAATTCTGTGTGCTCACTGTTTTTGTCTCCTGTATCTCCCTGTATGCGGCTCTTGTGCAATTATAGAAGAAAAGCAGTGAATGTATATGAACCAAAAGAGTTTTGTACAGaagattaataaatatttaaccgTGAGATCTGTTGTTCAAGTTGCATCTATCGGATACTATTTTGcgtatgcatttcatttacagGAATGCATTCATGTCTGGtgtctgcatttctgtttcagtACTGATAGTTATAAGCATGCTAAAATCTCACGTCCTGCAAAAATaactaactaaaaataaaaaaataactaacaaGTGGTATTATTTTCTGCTAATACCACTTGCGATGCTAAAATACTTGGTCTCCACAGTGAAACTGCAATATTTAGCTTTTTGAGAGAACTTGCAGAAATATATGCACAAATGTAGTTTAAGTATGGTGTACATAAATTAACTGATTTACTACATATCGGCGTCGTCTTTTTGAATTGATTGATTTAACCGAAAAGGCAGACGACCAATAAGCTGAGCTGCTTTTTTAATATGGCGGAGGCTTCCAGTCTTTTCCGAAAAtatacagagaaaatgaaaaataaactgccgaacatcacaacaacaaaaaaaagctaacaaaTATATCTGCCACAACACATAAACCAGTTCCACCATGAAATCTGACTCCATGCAGGTAACCGTGGTAACCAAGACTGAAAGCCTGAAGAGGGGACTCGTAGACATTTGGCCGGATGCCCCGTCCCACAGCGCCACCAACAGTAATGGAGGAGGAAGGAAAGACGCGCACCACCACAAcggtttattaaatattttattgcaaattCTTGAAATTCTACAAGTGacattatacttttttttattatcaattaaacagacaaaaaatagACTGACAAAAAAATAGGAAATTACAAATACGTTTGTGAAAAAGGTGACAGGTGCACATTTTTGAATCTGCCTCCAAATCCAACATTAGCTTAAAAGGTCCCCTTAACTCACTCTTAACTGGCCTGGGAAACAGAAACCACTCATAGGGGGCGACGAAGGCTAATCTGAAGTGGAACAGTACAACTTTAGTGAAGAGTGCTGATAAAACTAGGTGCCTGAGGTGTGaatttctcacacacattcagatcAGTGATAACGTCGCACAAAATTAGCGTTAATCTGTATCGTCCAACAGCGTGAGATTGAATGCCCTTGCGTTAGATCGTAGCTCGCGCTGAAAGCTCACCGCTACAGAAGCTCTGCTAAACGACCTTTACAGACAGGTATCACACTCCTAATAGGAGTCTACGACTCATTGTCTTCTCAGTCCGGCACGTTACTTCTTGAGGTTGATTCTCCGCACATTGGAAACACCTTGCGTGATTCCACAGAACTGTAGCCGAGCATGGAACAGCTGTGCTTAAGCTAACCAGCTGCAAAAACAGACCACTTTTGgagatcaaaaaataaaattacgaTCAACTGGCCATTCGTGGTAGCCGAAGTGGCTCATTTGCTGGTAATATTCGCCCCTGTGTGCACATACAGAACAGATGAAGATAAGAGCTATACTGGCATTGTAACAGTGGTTTTGATGCTTAGTGTCAAATGCTTTTTCAGTCGACATATAGCTTTAGGTTTACTTTTTTTACTCCATTAGGCACgtggcattcacacacacacacacacacacacacacagacacacacacacacacagtggaatagcccattgaaatgaaatgtgacaATAACACACACGGATTTGAAGGAAAGCCCCACAGTGATTGTCCACTTAGGTGGGTTTGGTAcccaaaatgtatgaattattTGGGACACTGTAAAAAAGGTGATTGAAATGATTAACAGCTTTTTTACGTGTGCTCAAAAGCCTCACCGCTCACTTGTaagtacaaaaaacaaacaacctcAGTCACTTCTGCTCTTACGAGAACCCTAATGCAAATCTGCGCTAACAAAGAAGTCTGAGAAACATTCTATGCCAAAATACTGCTTTGTACGTTTTCCCCAGTAAAAACTGCGGTAAAGGGGAATGTAAATCTCTGTACAGAAAAAGCCACGCGATCAACAGCACCAGCCTTGGGAAGCAGACAGACGGCATTCCTTTACACTGGTGAGAAATGTATGCCCGTCAGAGAAACCCCACCGAGCCCCCAGGGggcaggagcggggggggggggggcgtatatCCTTCATGTGATTCTTAAAGAGTCCTTAAAATCTAATCCTTCTCTTTCTATTGtcgactaaaaaaaaaaaaaaaagccaaaagtgGAATGGAGTCGTCGACGTATAAAATTccgaagagacagagagaccaaATCCTCAGGATTTAAGCAAGACTCCTCTGCCTCTGTTTGATCCTTGGATACAgctgaaaagaagaagaaatatttttaatttcaagtgGGCCAACTTGTCCGAGACgaactgtgtaaaaaaaaatggctgaaacaCCTTGACGTTTCGGGCAGGATAACCTTTTTCAGGATtcattaaataacaataaaatgattTGACTCCTATAAAAGGTAAACTCAACCAAAATATTGATTTGCGTTGCTGCATATTTCACTCAAAACTGACCTGATTTGACACAGCCAAATCAGTCACATCTGAACAAAATTAGTTGGCTATGAAAGTTTCACTTTGCTTGAACGCACATTCAATACAGATTTGACCGCTGCTCTGACTGTACAGCAGTAGTTGTggcccagggctgcccaaccctgttcctggagatcccaCTTTCCTGTAAGGTTTCActtaaaccctaatttgggaCTTTGGGActtgattctgctaattagcagctcaatgagatctctagctgttgattgaggtatgctttgttagggttggagtgaaaacctacaggacagtggttctccagaaacagggtttggCAGTTCTGCTGTATCTGTTTCGTTTCTCTGGTTGGCATGGCGACCCCAGTACTCACCCCCAGCAGGTTTCGGGGGATGTAGCCTTCCTCCTCGCCCATGCGAGCCCACCACCACTCCACCTCGTCCTCATCCTCTCTCCGCACCACCGTCATGCAGTCGCCCTCCCTGAAGGCCAGCTCGTCCTCGCTCTCCCTGGGGTAGTCCCACAGGGCATAGACCACGCCCCTGTTCATGATTCCCATCTTCTCCTGGACGCCTGAACACCCAGACAAGACACATGTTCAGGCATGTTCAGTAGGGACTGTAGATAACAGTAACACCAACAACTAACACCACACCTTATTGAGTTTccccagcacacaaacacaggcacatttAGTGTGGACTCCAGATAACACTAATCCTTCTAATTAGGGTAATAAATCTCCAATACAATATACAGGCTTCACCATTTCACCAGACCAGCCTCCGACTAAGCCATTGTAAAAATCCACCTGTCTTAATCCTTTACACTTGCTCTTTCGCTacaaatgaatgacactttTGGCCACTTTGATATCCAAAGGTTGCTTCCTCTCCCATGAGTGGGGGGCGTGGTCCAAGCAACCTTTGACCTTAGCCCTGTGACACTCACCGTACAGGAACTGGGAGCACTGGGCGTAgccctcctccatctcctcgcACTTGTCGGCGGCGGTCTGCATGTCGCTGTAGGTGGTGGCGAACACGGCCGCGCCCGACTCCACCAGGAACTTACACACCTGCACGTTATTACAGGAGGCCGCGCAGTGCAggggggtcctggggggggggggggcatttaggATATCAgtcattcatacatacatagatgcatacatgcatacagacatacacacacacacacacacacacagaaacacatatacatacatacacatacacatacacacacagaaacacatatacatatatacatacatacagacagacatacacatacacacacagaaacacatatacatacatacatacacacacacactgtagaaCTGCAGAGATATGAACACTTTCGGAATGGAGGCTGTTCAGAATGTTCACACTTTAACATGCACACTGATTCAGAATCTGAATCCTTCATTCTGTGAAATTGCACATTTGCTGCAGcctcattatttaaaataggcTCCTCTCATTCCGCAGCTGTACACCTACGTATAAATTAACCAGCGATGACAGCAGCTGTAATCTGGATCTCATACCTTCatgagaaattacagcatttatcccaaaaaagttatttaaaaaaactagatCAAGAATGAGATCATGATGCACTGAAACAAGATGGCGGAAAGGTCATTTTGATGGTGAAGGTAGTGTAAAGGTCATTTTGATGGTGAAGGTGGTGTAAAGGTCATTTTGATGGTGAAGACGGTGGGTCATTTTGGGTAATTGTTGGCATGACGGGTTCCAGGAGCTCACCAGCCGTCGCTGTCGGCAGCGTTGACGTTGACGCCGAACTGCACCAGGAACTTGACGATCTCGGTGTGTCCGGCGCAGACAGCGTTGTGCAGCGCTGTGATGCCCTCGTCGTTAGGGAGACTGGGGTCTTCCACCTGGGGCCGGGGACAAGGTCCAGGTGACACGGTGAACGgcagtgtgcactgtgtgcataacagtgtgtagtgtgtgcatagGGGTGTGTGCATAATGGTGTGTAGCATGTACACAGTTGTGTGTAGAGTGTGCAGAAGGGTGTGTAGCAAGTGCATTAGCCGTGAATAGTGTAGGCAACGCAGTACATAGCGTGTGCACAGTGGTGCGTATCGTGTGCATGGCAGTGCGTAGCGTGCGCACAGCGGTGCGTAGGCAGTGCGTAGTCTGTGCGTAGCAGGCAGGACGCTCACCTCGTAGATGATCCTCTGCACGAGGTCGTACTCCCCCTCCAGGGAGGAGtccagcagcagggccaggggGTTGAACTTCACCCGCATGCCGTGGTCGATGCGCTCCGAGCCCAGCTTGCGCAGGTTGGTCCTCTTACCCTGGGTCGGGAGGGCGTCAAAGGTCAGCATTTTTAGGTTGGAAAAGTTTTGGGATGGTATCGTTTGTTGAAAAGGAAAGTTTTGGAATGGTATAGTTTGTTGAAAAGGAAAGTTTTGGGATGGTGTGGTTTGTTGAAAAGGAAAGTTTTGGAATGGTATAGTTTGTTGAAAAGGAAAGTTTTGGGGTGGTGTGGTTTGTTGAAAAGGAAAGTTTTGGGGTGGTGTGGTTTGTTGCGTGTGGGGGTACGTACCGGGGGGAGGGTGACCTGTCCCGTGACTTCGGGGACCTGCATGCTGGACGTGTCCCCCCCCaggctctcctgctctcctgcgATGGGGTACGGGGGTGGCGGGTAGGGGGGGTACTCCTCCACAAAAGCctcctggggggcggggagccccgactcctcctgctgctcttcctcccacctctcctcctctttctcagtcAGAGGGAcgctgggcggggcctccggcataggggtggggcgggagggCGTGGCCATCGGGACGATGTCACCGCCTCCAGCCTCAAAAGAGGCGGGCAGATCGGGGGCGCCCGCGGGGGGGGACTCGGATCTGTCGAccgggcagggggcgggggcggggcccggttCGGCGCCCTGcggggccccgccctcctgcggctccgcccccctgggAGACGGCTGGAAGAAGGGGGCGGTGACCGTGGTCTCCATGGCGGCCAGCGTGGTCTTCTGGTAGAGCAGCTTCTGGATGTTGGGCCCCGCGGGGCCCTCGGGCTCGGTGATGGAGCTGCGCTTCTTCAGGGGCCGCGGCGCGTGGTACAGCTTCTTCCGCAGCGCCTCCAGGTCCACGTCGCTCTGGTGCCGGTACGGGTTCGAGATGAAGGGCAGCAGCTTGGTGGGGCTCAGCGGCCGCGGGATACGCTCCGTCTCCTGGCCCTCGCCGGGGGGGGCGCTGCTGCCCCCGTGGTCCACCTCCGTTTCGGGGCCCCCTGGACGCTCCAGGTAGGGGTTGTCGGGGTGTGGGGGTTGCTGGGGTCCCCCTGGGATCACTGGCTTCCCGTACACTGTAGAGGGACATGAGCGTTAGAATGAGAAGACAAAAAATTTACCCCAAAAATTCAGTAAATAATTTTGGGCTTACAGTTCAGTAAATCATTTTGGTTAGTCACCTTTAGTTTTTAATTCTCTGTCCGcatgatttctgtttttttttcaaaaacatgtttgctCCCAGGTATGGCCTCCTATTTCTATTCAAAGCCCACTGAAGCGAGACTTTGGCCGTTTGAGGCTGACAGTGATAAAAGACCGAAGTTAGAAATCTTTAATCAAAGGGGACACCTGATTGGCCAATTATGGAGTAGGCGCTTTAAGGGAATCCGAATGAAGAGCAGGTATTACAGGGAAACTGAGGAAATGGAACATAACCCTGCTTTAAATATGACAGCGCTACACAAGGCTTTAATCTGCGGTGCAGCAGCCTTGGCAGAGATAATGACCAGGTTTCATAATGAGCCTCTTTCCAGGCTGTTCAGATTTAGGGCCCCGATTTAAGCTAATTATAAAGCCGGCGCGACAGCATCAAGAATATCTGAATAAGAATAGTGTGCGACTCTGAAGGTTTCTTTAATGTTCGTTGCTCTGCACCGGTAagtggagaggaaaaaaaaaaatcacatgcatGTCCAGTGCCATTTTCCTGCCACAATTTACTTAACCGTTATTTAACCTCACATatccactgaaataaaaatagcttttaACAAGATATCTCTTAGCCATgggaagggtacagggtggtatggctgcttagcttcagcaatTAGCCAtaagaagggtacagggtggtatgcctgcttagcttcagcagttagccatgaaaAGGATACACTGTGGTGTgactgcttagcttcagtagtCAGTCGTGTTGTTAGCACTGAATAagtgattttaatttaatttggttaaAAGATAGATAAATGGGTAAACTCACGGCGGGGCTGCGTGCGGGTGAGCGTACCCGGCAGCGCTGGCGGGAAGCTCTTGGTGGGCGCGGCCTGCTGGGTGTACATGGAGTAGATGGAGCTGGCGGCCACCGTCTGGGGCTTGTGGAGCGCCGGGTCCTTGGCAGCGGGGAGCTCCGGGGTGAAAGGTCGCACCTTGGCCGCGGGCGGGGCCTCCTGCTTGGCCGGCAGGGGCagggtgtggctgtgggaggcgggcccgggggcggggccccggtGGTGGACGGGTGGcgggtgctgattggctggccggGCCTTGCCCGGGAATGTGCCGGTGTTGAGGGCGGGTTTGCCGTAGGTGTACTGCCCCGgcagtccagcagggggcagggttACCTGTTTGGGTTTGCTCGGCACCGGCGGCGGAACCTTGACCGGGCCCTTCCCAGAAATCTgttcaggaggagaaaaaagagggaTTCCTTAAACCAGACGGAAATTAAAAGTGAACCCTTTCAGAAACACATTCATTCGGCAACCTCTTGGGTTACAGACCAGGGACTGGGATACAAATCATCTTCAGTTcaggaaatttaatttaaataaataaatgaatgtatgaatgaaaaGTGCCTAAGATATCCTCTAATTAGGATTTGTCATGTGCTACACCTGTCAGACTGAGTACCATGGTAACAAGCAGGATGGTAAGTAAAGGGTTGGTAGTAAAGGTGTGCTGTAGCTGTGGTTTTGGATCGGTAGTGAAGGTGCACTGTACCTGGGCTTCTCTAAGCAGGTCCTCGCTGCTCTGGTTCTTGCGCAAGGAGGCTGTAGAGGGTTCGGAGGCGTCCAGCATGGACGAGGGGCGCGCCTTcttgtctctgtccctcttcagGACGTCCGCGTCGTCTGCATCCGCGAGAGAAACAGGAGGGTCACAAACCAGTATCgttcactcaaaaaaaaatacagctaaAAAACAGCTCAGCATGCCCGGAATGCTAACACAATGTTAGCACAGTGTAGACGCAACATCAACGCAACACCAAAACGGAAGGTTGTCAAATGTAATTGCTTAGGACTTCACACTGCTTGTCTGCCATTCGACAGTCGTCATTCTCCGCGGTGAGGCTCAGAAGGTTCCGAACTGACAAGGCAGGCCtcggagtgggcggggcttacccgGCTCAGCGTGGGAGTGGCTGCCCATgcgggggagggtggaggagtaGCCGTGGCTGATGCCGGACTCCGTGCTGGAGCTGCTCCATTCCGAGAACTTGGACACCTTGGCCATCTGCTGCCCCGCCCCTGTGGTTTAAAACAACCAATCGTTAATG
Protein-coding sequences here:
- the LOC118221105 gene encoding apoptosis-stimulating of p53 protein 2-like isoform X3; amino-acid sequence: MRPTVFQIDSFFPLMFLTVYLSNNDQHFTEVPITPETLCRDVVELCKEPGEVDCYLAELWRGSERVVSEAERMLDVLQRWGQQRAEVRFFLRHERAPSRESGVSRGPEHLAKRNGVKGSTDRHVENGVVPPRMDMTLAELQEMASRQQQQIDAQQQLLASKEQRLRYLKQQDQRLQQQDQRPSEQEKLQRLRENAESQEAKLKKVRALRGQVEQKRLSNGKLVEEIEQMNSLFQQKQRELVLAVSKVEDLSRQLEMLKNGKMDSFHDNQSSAAELDRLYKELQLRNKLNQEQNSKLQQQRENLNKRNLEVASMDRRVSELRDRLWKKKAALQQKENVPNGFPVKEKSSKGTQQVPSDGHAPQQGGASRVAAVGPYIPSSTMPRGPARHELLVKPAYPDGTATLPPQDGPLKAQARSGAGPAGKLPSGAGQQMAKVSKFSEWSSSSTESGISHGYSSTLPRMGSHSHAEPDDADVLKRDRDKKARPSSMLDASEPSTASLRKNQSSEDLLREAQISGKGPVKVPPPVPSKPKQVTLPPAGLPGQYTYGKPALNTGTFPGKARPANQHPPPVHHRGPAPGPASHSHTLPLPAKQEAPPAAKVRPFTPELPAAKDPALHKPQTVAASSIYSMYTQQAAPTKSFPPALPVYGKPVIPGGPQQPPHPDNPYLERPGGPETEVDHGGSSAPPGEGQETERIPRPLSPTKLLPFISNPYRHQSDVDLEALRKKLYHAPRPLKKRSSITEPEGPAGPNIQKLLYQKTTLAAMETTVTAPFFQPSPRGAEPQEGGAPQGAEPGPAPAPCPVDRSESPPAGAPDLPASFEAGGGDIVPMATPSRPTPMPEAPPSVPLTEKEEERWEEEQQEESGLPAPQEAFVEEYPPYPPPPYPIAGEQESLGGDTSSMQVPEVTGQVTLPPGKRTNLRKLGSERIDHGMRVKFNPLALLLDSSLEGEYDLVQRIIYEVEDPSLPNDEGITALHNAVCAGHTEIVKFLVQFGVNVNAADSDGWTPLHCAASCNNVQVCKFLVESGAAVFATTYSDMQTAADKCEEMEEGYAQCSQFLYGVQEKMGIMNRGVVYALWDYPRESEDELAFREGDCMTVVRREDEDEVEWWWARMGEEEGYIPRNLLGLYPRIKQRQRSLA
- the LOC118221105 gene encoding apoptosis-stimulating of p53 protein 2-like isoform X2 translates to MRYGAKMMPMFLTVYLSNNDQHFTEVPITPETLCRDVVELCKEPGEVDCYLAELWRGSERVVSEAERMLDVLQRWGQQRAEVRFFLRHERAPSRESGVSRGPEHLAKRNGVKGSTDRHVENGVVPPRMDMTLAELQEMASRQQQQIDAQQQLLASKEQRLRYLKQQDQRLQQQDQRPSEQEKLQRLRENAESQEAKLKKVRALRGQVEQKRLSNGKLVEEIEQMNSLFQQKQRELVLAVSKVEDLSRQLEMLKNGKMDSFHDNQSSAAELDRLYKELQLRNKLNQEQNSKLQQQRENLNKRNLEVASMDRRVSELRDRLWKKKAALQQKENVPNGFPVKEKSSKGTQQVPSDGHAPQQGGASRVAAVGPYIPSSTMPRGPARHELLVKPAYPDGTATLPPQDGPLKAQARSGAGPAGKLPSGAGQQMAKVSKFSEWSSSSTESGISHGYSSTLPRMGSHSHAEPDDADVLKRDRDKKARPSSMLDASEPSTASLRKNQSSEDLLREAQISGKGPVKVPPPVPSKPKQVTLPPAGLPGQYTYGKPALNTGTFPGKARPANQHPPPVHHRGPAPGPASHSHTLPLPAKQEAPPAAKVRPFTPELPAAKDPALHKPQTVAASSIYSMYTQQAAPTKSFPPALPGTLTRTQPRLYGKPVIPGGPQQPPHPDNPYLERPGGPETEVDHGGSSAPPGEGQETERIPRPLSPTKLLPFISNPYRHQSDVDLEALRKKLYHAPRPLKKRSSITEPEGPAGPNIQKLLYQKTTLAAMETTVTAPFFQPSPRGAEPQEGGAPQGAEPGPAPAPCPVDRSESPPAGAPDLPASFEAGGGDIVPMATPSRPTPMPEAPPSVPLTEKEEERWEEEQQEESGLPAPQEAFVEEYPPYPPPPYPIAGEQESLGGDTSSMQVPEVTGQVTLPPGKRTNLRKLGSERIDHGMRVKFNPLALLLDSSLEGEYDLVQRIIYEVEDPSLPNDEGITALHNAVCAGHTEIVKFLVQFGVNVNAADSDGWTPLHCAASCNNVQVCKFLVESGAAVFATTYSDMQTAADKCEEMEEGYAQCSQFLYGVQEKMGIMNRGVVYALWDYPRESEDELAFREGDCMTVVRREDEDEVEWWWARMGEEEGYIPRNLLGLYPRIKQRQRSLA
- the LOC118221105 gene encoding apoptosis-stimulating of p53 protein 2-like isoform X4; the encoded protein is MRPTVFQIDSFFPLMFLTVYLSNNDQHFTEVPITPETLCRDVVELCKEPGEVDCYLAELWRGSERVVSEAERMLDVLQRWGQQRAEVRFFLRHERAPSRESGVSRGPEHLAKRNGVKGSTDRHVENGVVPPRMDMTLAELQEMASRQQQQIDAQQQLLASKEQRLRYLKQQDQRLQQQDQRPSEQEKLQRLRENAESQEAKLKKVRALRGQVEQKRLSNGKLVEEIEQMNSLFQQKQRELVLAVSKVEDLSRQLEMLKNGKMDSFHDNQSSAAELDRLYKELQLRNKLNQEQNSKLQQQRENLNKRNLEVASMDRRVSELRDRLWKKKAALQQKENVPVPSDGHAPQQGGASRVAAVGPYIPSSTMPRGPARHELLVKPAYPDGTATLPPQDGPLKAQARSGAGPAGKLPSGAGQQMAKVSKFSEWSSSSTESGISHGYSSTLPRMGSHSHAEPDDADVLKRDRDKKARPSSMLDASEPSTASLRKNQSSEDLLREAQISGKGPVKVPPPVPSKPKQVTLPPAGLPGQYTYGKPALNTGTFPGKARPANQHPPPVHHRGPAPGPASHSHTLPLPAKQEAPPAAKVRPFTPELPAAKDPALHKPQTVAASSIYSMYTQQAAPTKSFPPALPGTLTRTQPRLYGKPVIPGGPQQPPHPDNPYLERPGGPETEVDHGGSSAPPGEGQETERIPRPLSPTKLLPFISNPYRHQSDVDLEALRKKLYHAPRPLKKRSSITEPEGPAGPNIQKLLYQKTTLAAMETTVTAPFFQPSPRGAEPQEGGAPQGAEPGPAPAPCPVDRSESPPAGAPDLPASFEAGGGDIVPMATPSRPTPMPEAPPSVPLTEKEEERWEEEQQEESGLPAPQEAFVEEYPPYPPPPYPIAGEQESLGGDTSSMQVPEVTGQVTLPPGKRTNLRKLGSERIDHGMRVKFNPLALLLDSSLEGEYDLVQRIIYEVEDPSLPNDEGITALHNAVCAGHTEIVKFLVQFGVNVNAADSDGWTPLHCAASCNNVQVCKFLVESGAAVFATTYSDMQTAADKCEEMEEGYAQCSQFLYGVQEKMGIMNRGVVYALWDYPRESEDELAFREGDCMTVVRREDEDEVEWWWARMGEEEGYIPRNLLGLYPRIKQRQRSLA
- the LOC118221105 gene encoding apoptosis-stimulating of p53 protein 2-like isoform X1 — translated: MRPTVFQIDSFFPLMFLTVYLSNNDQHFTEVPITPETLCRDVVELCKEPGEVDCYLAELWRGSERVVSEAERMLDVLQRWGQQRAEVRFFLRHERAPSRESGVSRGPEHLAKRNGVKGSTDRHVENGVVPPRMDMTLAELQEMASRQQQQIDAQQQLLASKEQRLRYLKQQDQRLQQQDQRPSEQEKLQRLRENAESQEAKLKKVRALRGQVEQKRLSNGKLVEEIEQMNSLFQQKQRELVLAVSKVEDLSRQLEMLKNGKMDSFHDNQSSAAELDRLYKELQLRNKLNQEQNSKLQQQRENLNKRNLEVASMDRRVSELRDRLWKKKAALQQKENVPNGFPVKEKSSKGTQQVPSDGHAPQQGGASRVAAVGPYIPSSTMPRGPARHELLVKPAYPDGTATLPPQDGPLKAQARSGAGPAGKLPSGAGQQMAKVSKFSEWSSSSTESGISHGYSSTLPRMGSHSHAEPDDADVLKRDRDKKARPSSMLDASEPSTASLRKNQSSEDLLREAQISGKGPVKVPPPVPSKPKQVTLPPAGLPGQYTYGKPALNTGTFPGKARPANQHPPPVHHRGPAPGPASHSHTLPLPAKQEAPPAAKVRPFTPELPAAKDPALHKPQTVAASSIYSMYTQQAAPTKSFPPALPGTLTRTQPRLYGKPVIPGGPQQPPHPDNPYLERPGGPETEVDHGGSSAPPGEGQETERIPRPLSPTKLLPFISNPYRHQSDVDLEALRKKLYHAPRPLKKRSSITEPEGPAGPNIQKLLYQKTTLAAMETTVTAPFFQPSPRGAEPQEGGAPQGAEPGPAPAPCPVDRSESPPAGAPDLPASFEAGGGDIVPMATPSRPTPMPEAPPSVPLTEKEEERWEEEQQEESGLPAPQEAFVEEYPPYPPPPYPIAGEQESLGGDTSSMQVPEVTGQVTLPPGKRTNLRKLGSERIDHGMRVKFNPLALLLDSSLEGEYDLVQRIIYEVEDPSLPNDEGITALHNAVCAGHTEIVKFLVQFGVNVNAADSDGWTPLHCAASCNNVQVCKFLVESGAAVFATTYSDMQTAADKCEEMEEGYAQCSQFLYGVQEKMGIMNRGVVYALWDYPRESEDELAFREGDCMTVVRREDEDEVEWWWARMGEEEGYIPRNLLGLYPRIKQRQRSLA